A single Bacteroidales bacterium DNA region contains:
- the fucP gene encoding L-fucose:H+ symporter permease, with protein MTTEKIKVVEKSVLVPFIMLVSCFVLWGLLNNMTDNLVPAFGKIFMMSAVDSSFVQIAFYGAYAVLAIPAAIIIKKFSYRVGVLVGLGLYMVGALGYIPSAIIQSYDMFLVSIFVLACGLSVLETTCNPFVISLGAKETSIQRLNFAQAFNPLGSLTGIFLAKYLILANLNPATYEDRLQMDSTQLDAIQNNELLWVCVPYVSLVIIALIIWIFFYNFRRSENKVDEGDLNISTSFKKLLTKPRYYWGVVTQFFYVGLQITVWTWTVKYAMTVFGEGMNEATAAQYYLYAIILFIVCRWVCTALMRKFNPSVMLSIFAVAGIVACLGTIYLPANISIWTLIAISGCMSLMFPTIYGIALYGMGDEVKLGAAGLIMAILGGAVITPIMGMFIDNGWLNGLLSSAYSFEEAAVRSSFYIAVICFAVVLAYGLYIRLSKKD; from the coding sequence ATGACAACAGAAAAAATAAAAGTAGTAGAGAAATCGGTATTAGTACCATTTATTATGTTGGTGTCGTGCTTTGTATTATGGGGATTACTCAATAATATGACCGACAACCTTGTACCTGCTTTCGGTAAAATATTTATGATGTCAGCTGTTGATTCATCGTTTGTTCAGATAGCGTTCTATGGAGCATACGCAGTTTTAGCAATACCGGCAGCAATAATTATCAAAAAATTCTCATACCGAGTAGGAGTATTAGTAGGGTTAGGACTCTATATGGTAGGAGCGTTAGGTTATATCCCTTCAGCCATAATACAAAGTTATGATATGTTCCTTGTCTCAATCTTTGTATTGGCTTGTGGACTATCTGTATTAGAGACAACTTGTAATCCTTTCGTAATATCACTTGGAGCAAAAGAGACCTCAATACAACGCTTAAACTTTGCACAAGCATTCAATCCACTTGGTTCATTAACAGGAATATTCTTGGCAAAATATCTTATTCTTGCTAATCTTAATCCTGCAACATACGAAGATAGACTCCAAATGGATTCAACACAATTAGATGCAATACAAAACAATGAGTTATTGTGGGTGTGTGTGCCATACGTAAGTCTTGTAATTATAGCATTGATTATTTGGATATTCTTCTATAATTTCCGCCGTTCAGAGAATAAAGTTGATGAGGGAGATTTGAATATATCTACATCGTTTAAGAAGCTATTAACTAAGCCTCGTTACTATTGGGGAGTTGTAACTCAATTCTTCTATGTAGGACTACAAATAACAGTGTGGACATGGACAGTTAAATATGCAATGACAGTATTCGGTGAGGGTATGAACGAAGCCACAGCAGCACAATACTACCTATACGCAATCATATTGTTTATTGTTTGCCGTTGGGTATGTACAGCTCTAATGCGTAAATTTAACCCTTCTGTAATGTTATCAATATTTGCAGTTGCAGGTATTGTGGCATGTTTAGGAACAATATATCTCCCCGCTAATATCTCAATATGGACATTGATAGCAATATCAGGATGTATGTCATTAATGTTCCCAACTATATACGGAATAGCACTATATGGTATGGGTGATGAGGTAAAACTTGGAGCAGCAGGACTAATTATGGCTATATTAGGTGGTGCAGTAATAACACCCATTATGGGAATGTTTATTGATAACGGATGGCTAAACGGATTGCTCTCTTCAGCATATAGTTTTGAGGAAGCTGCAGTTCGTTCATCATTCTATATCGCAGTAATATGCTTTGCCGTAGTATTAGCATACGGATTGTATATAAGACTATCAAAGAAAGACTAA
- a CDS encoding rhamnulokinase, with translation MMYYVAADFGAGSGRVIVGCLNNGELTLDEIHRFPNRQINLGGRVYWDFLSLYEEIKTGLKKAFAKYGSEIKSIGIDTWGVDYGLLYKNGRLISNPVCYRDSRTQGILEKAFQKLPKEKFFSLAGNQFMEINTVFQLYSAVLEGDEALKNADKLLFMPDLFAYFLTGKAVNEYTISSTSQMLNSLTRKWDDTIFETLSLPQTLMQEIVYPGTPIGSLTPAMQEELGGNATVVAVGSHDTASALAAITAEDDEWAFISSGTWSLMGMVTPTPLQTTEVLASDFTNEGAVSGDIRILKNITGLWLLQSLVKEWTAQGLDCDYSRMVVDGENSQCTSVIPVTDSRFTAPRSMKEAIDNYCKETNQAVPQTQGDYMRLVCQSLATEYAKVKEELELSVGRKIKTIYIVGGGSQNGLLNKLTAQKTGCKVVAGPVEATAIGNIKVQAESAGELSKDNPLILKGKGMELKTFMP, from the coding sequence ATTATGTATTACGTAGCAGCCGACTTTGGAGCAGGAAGCGGAAGAGTAATAGTAGGGTGTCTCAATAATGGAGAGTTGACACTTGATGAGATACACCGTTTTCCTAACCGACAAATAAACTTAGGCGGAAGGGTATATTGGGATTTTCTTTCGCTTTATGAAGAGATAAAAACAGGTCTGAAAAAAGCATTTGCAAAATATGGCTCTGAGATAAAGAGCATCGGTATAGATACATGGGGTGTCGATTACGGACTTCTTTATAAGAACGGGCGTCTTATATCAAATCCAGTATGTTATCGTGACTCACGTACACAAGGAATACTTGAAAAGGCATTCCAAAAACTACCAAAAGAGAAATTCTTCTCATTGGCAGGAAATCAGTTTATGGAGATAAATACTGTATTCCAGCTGTATAGTGCAGTATTAGAGGGTGATGAAGCACTAAAAAATGCAGATAAGTTACTCTTTATGCCCGACTTGTTTGCCTATTTCCTAACAGGTAAAGCGGTAAATGAATATACTATATCCTCAACCTCACAAATGCTTAACTCTCTTACACGCAAGTGGGATGATACAATCTTTGAAACACTATCATTACCCCAAACATTAATGCAAGAGATTGTATATCCAGGTACACCAATAGGTAGTTTAACACCTGCAATGCAAGAGGAGTTAGGAGGAAATGCAACAGTTGTAGCAGTAGGCTCACATGATACAGCATCGGCACTTGCTGCCATTACTGCCGAAGATGATGAATGGGCATTCATCAGTTCAGGAACATGGTCGCTAATGGGAATGGTGACACCTACACCATTGCAAACTACTGAGGTGTTAGCATCTGACTTTACAAACGAAGGTGCAGTGTCTGGCGATATACGTATACTTAAAAATATTACAGGTTTGTGGTTGTTACAATCACTCGTAAAAGAGTGGACAGCACAAGGTCTTGATTGTGATTATTCTCGTATGGTTGTTGATGGAGAAAACTCTCAATGCACAAGCGTAATACCTGTTACCGATAGTCGCTTTACCGCACCTCGCAGTATGAAAGAGGCGATAGATAACTATTGTAAAGAGACAAATCAAGCAGTACCACAAACACAAGGTGACTATATGCGATTGGTATGTCAATCGTTGGCAACTGAGTACGCAAAGGTAAAAGAGGAGTTAGAACTATCTGTGGGACGCAAAATAAAAACTATATATATTGTTGGAGGTGGCTCTCAAAACGGATTGCTAAATAAACTAACAGCCCAAAAAACAGGGTGCAAGGTAGTAGCAGGACCGGTTGAGGCAACCGCAATTGGTAATATTAAAGTTCAAGCCGAGTCGGCAGGAGAGTTGTCAAAAGATAACCCCCTTATATTAAAAGGCAAAGGTATGGAACTAAAAACCTTTATGCCCTAA
- a CDS encoding class II aldolase/adducin family protein — translation MDALYQEFMKAAHRAGNEHLMLCSSGNMSWRIGDKVMISGTGSWLPTIQKEKIAVLNLADGTSLNGIKPSMENGFHLGVLRNRPDANVVLHFQSEYATTVACMKNKPTNFNVTAEVPCHVGKEIPVIPYYRPGSPELAQAVVEALKDHDSCLLTNHGQVVCGKDFNAAFEKAMFFEMACRIIVQSGMNYTVLTEQEIKDLDKYVLGKITD, via the coding sequence ATGGATGCACTCTATCAGGAGTTTATGAAAGCCGCTCACAGAGCAGGAAATGAACACTTAATGTTATGCAGTAGCGGTAATATGTCGTGGCGTATAGGCGACAAAGTTATGATTTCTGGAACAGGTTCATGGTTACCTACAATTCAAAAAGAGAAAATTGCAGTATTGAATCTTGCTGACGGAACATCACTAAACGGAATAAAACCATCAATGGAGAATGGTTTCCATTTAGGAGTATTACGTAATCGCCCTGATGCAAATGTGGTATTGCACTTTCAATCAGAGTATGCAACAACAGTGGCATGTATGAAAAACAAACCAACAAACTTCAATGTAACAGCTGAAGTTCCATGTCATGTAGGAAAAGAGATTCCTGTAATACCTTATTACCGCCCGGGCTCTCCTGAGTTGGCACAAGCAGTAGTGGAGGCATTGAAAGATCATGACTCATGTCTGTTAACAAACCATGGACAAGTAGTATGCGGTAAAGACTTCAATGCAGCATTTGAGAAAGCAATGTTCTTTGAAATGGCTTGTCGTATAATCGTTCAATCAGGAATGAACTATACCGTATTAACAGAGCAAGAGATAAAAGATCTTGATAAATACGTTTTAGGGAAAATTACAGATTAA
- the fucO gene encoding lactaldehyde reductase codes for MTRRFVLNETSYFGAGSREAIAEEVARKGLNKALIVTDSSLVKFGVVAKVSEVLEKAGVPFEIFDEVKPNPTVANVKSGLKAYAESGADFILAIGGGSSIDTAKAIGIITNNPEFSDVVSLEGVAPTKKRSVPIIAVPTTAGTAAEVTINYVITDEENKKKMVCVDPNDIPLVAVIDAELMYSLPKGLTAATGMDALTHAIEGLITKGAWELSDMFEIKAIEIIAENLPIAVEEPTNAKAREAMALGQYVAGMAFSNVGLGVVHGMAHPMGAIFDIPHGVANAVLLPTIMEYNKPAAKEKYIEIAKAMKVYKDGMTTDEAADAAVEAVKALSIKVGIPQTLTELGITEKDIDALAASAIADVCTPGNPRDIDEATIKELYKKIL; via the coding sequence ATGACAAGAAGATTTGTTTTAAACGAAACATCTTATTTTGGAGCAGGCTCGCGCGAAGCAATAGCAGAAGAGGTTGCTCGTAAGGGATTAAACAAAGCCCTAATAGTAACTGATAGCAGTTTGGTAAAATTCGGAGTAGTTGCTAAAGTATCTGAAGTATTGGAGAAAGCAGGAGTACCTTTTGAGATATTCGATGAGGTAAAGCCAAACCCAACAGTTGCAAACGTTAAGAGCGGATTAAAAGCGTATGCAGAATCAGGAGCAGACTTTATTCTTGCAATAGGAGGAGGCTCATCAATTGATACTGCAAAAGCAATAGGTATCATAACCAATAACCCCGAGTTCTCTGATGTGGTATCATTAGAGGGTGTTGCTCCAACAAAAAAACGTTCAGTTCCCATTATTGCAGTACCAACAACAGCAGGAACAGCAGCAGAGGTAACAATTAACTATGTTATTACCGATGAAGAGAATAAAAAGAAAATGGTATGTGTTGATCCTAACGATATACCATTGGTTGCTGTAATTGATGCCGAGTTAATGTACTCTTTACCCAAAGGGTTGACTGCTGCAACAGGAATGGATGCTCTAACACATGCTATTGAGGGATTAATAACTAAAGGAGCATGGGAATTGAGTGATATGTTTGAGATTAAAGCAATTGAAATTATTGCAGAAAACCTTCCTATTGCAGTTGAAGAACCCACTAATGCAAAAGCACGTGAGGCAATGGCACTTGGTCAATATGTAGCAGGAATGGCATTCTCAAATGTAGGTCTTGGAGTAGTACACGGAATGGCTCACCCAATGGGAGCAATATTTGACATACCTCATGGAGTGGCAAATGCAGTTTTACTACCCACAATTATGGAGTATAACAAACCCGCAGCCAAAGAGAAATATATTGAGATTGCAAAAGCAATGAAAGTGTATAAAGATGGTATGACAACTGATGAGGCAGCCGATGCAGCAGTAGAGGCAGTAAAAGCGTTGTCGATAAAAGTGGGTATACCACAAACTCTAACTGAGTTGGGTATAACTGAAAAAGATATTGACGCTTTGGCGGCATCAGCAATAGCCGATGTATGTACACCAGGCAACCCTCGCGATATAGATGAAGCAACAATAAAAGAACTTTATAAGAAAATACTATAA